TTCTCGGAAAAATCTCGGTATCAAATTCATGCTGAATGACCGGGCCAATCCGCTGTCCGAACTTTTCATATGACAATAACCGTGCATGGTCGACCAGCTGCTGATCTTCTGCTCGGCTGCCAAGCGCAAGTACATCGTCCGCTTCGCTGCGCAGTTCCAGTGAATACGCTGTGCCTTCTGCGCGGGCGCCGGTTTCATTCGGTTCGTGTTTGTCTTGCAAGCTTGTCCAAATTTCATGATCGGGTGTAATGACGCCCAGTGTCAGTACGGCGACGGATGCAATCATCAGCCGCTGTAACCATCGCTTCATATTCGTCACTCCTTCAACATTCCGTCATACATCTTGATAACTCATACGAAAAGCATCACAAAAGGTTTCATCTTTTTCTATTTCATTGTACAATAAAGTCAAACTTCAATCATTCTTTTCACAAAATTGTTCTTTGATTGCAAGTTAAGCGGATGGAAACCAACGCGCTAC
The Sporosarcina sp. P33 genome window above contains:
- a CDS encoding YpjP family protein, with the protein product MKRWLQRLMIASVAVLTLGVITPDHEIWTSLQDKHEPNETGARAEGTAYSLELRSEADDVLALGSRAEDQQLVDHARLLSYEKFGQRIGPVIQHEFDTEIFPRIESVIQTTVHNAADRRLAITEQPSGDYAEKIFHVHDQTANQDLIRFHVRTEKRPIDGYFYNFHYHTAEDGFVAHHSVGDIYWSKNTPPKWLS